A section of the Malania oleifera isolate guangnan ecotype guangnan chromosome 2, ASM2987363v1, whole genome shotgun sequence genome encodes:
- the LOC131147790 gene encoding pyruvate kinase, cytosolic isozyme-like isoform X1: protein MMSSQVGVGKKPKTKIVCTLGPASRSVPMVEKLLRAGMNVARFNFSHGSHAYHQETLNNLRAAMNNTGLLCAVMLDTKGPEIRTGLLKDGKPINLKQGQEITISTDYSIKGDENMICMSYNKLAEDVKPQSVILCSDGTITFTILSCDIESGLVRCRCENSAVLGERKNVNLPGIIVDLPTLTEKDQEDILEWGIPNKIDMIALSFVRKGSDLVEVRKLLGKHAKNILLMSKVENQEGVANFDEILANSDAFMVARGDLGMEIPIEKIFLAQKVMIYKCNIQGKPVVTATQMLESMIKSPRPTRAEATDVANAVLDGTDCVMLSGETAAGAYPELAVQTMAKICIEAESTLNYGDVFRRIMENAPVPMSPLESLAASAVRTANSSRAALILVLTRGGSTAKLVAKYRPGMPILSVVVPEIKTDSFDWSCSDEAPARHSLIFRGLVPLLSTGSARASHAESTEEALEFAIQHAKENCLCKNGDSVVALHRIGSASVIKISTVT, encoded by the exons ATGATGAGCAGCCAAGTGGGAGTGGGGAAGAAGCCTAAGACCAAGATTGTCTGCACCCTGGGACCAGCGTCAAGGTCTGTTCCTATGGTGGAGAAGCTTTTGAGGGCAGGCATGAACGTCGCCCGCTTCAACTTCTCCCACGGATCTCACGCCTACCACCAGGAAACCCTCAATAATCTCAGGGCCGCCATGAACAACACCGGCCTTCTCTGTGCTGTCATGCTCGATACCAAG GGTCCGGAGATTCGAACTGGGCTTTTGAAGGATGGCAAGCCCATCAATCTAAAACAGGGACAAGAGATCACAATATCAACTGATTATAGCATTAAGGGCGATGAGAACATGATTTGCATGAGCTACAACAAGTTGGCTGAGGATGTAAAGCCACAGAGTGTGATACTATGTTCTGATGGCACAATCACATTTACAATTCTCTCGTGTGACATAGAATCAGGTCTGGTAAGATGCCGTTGTGAGAACTCTGCAGTTCTTGGCGAGAGGAAGAATGTCAATCTTCCTGGGATTATTGTGGACCTCCCAACTTTGACAGAGAAAGATCAGGAAGATATCTTAGAATGGGGAATCCCCAATAAAATAGACATGATTGCTTTGTCATTTGTTCGCAAAGGTTCAGACCTCGTTGAAGTTCGAAAGTTGCTAGGAAAGCATGCAAAAAATATCCTTCTTATGTCAAAG GTTGAAAATCAAGAAGGGGTggcaaattttgatgaaatccTTGCCAATTCAGATGCATTTATGGTGGCAAGAGGTGACCTTGGCATGGAAATTCCAATTGAAAAGATTTTTTTGGCACAGAAGGTGATGATCTACAAGTGCAACATCCAAGGAAAACCTGTTGTTACTGCAACCCAGATGCTGGAATCCATGATAAAATCTCCTAGGCCGACTCGAGCTGAAGCCACCGATGTTGCCAATGCAGTTCTAGATGGTACAGACTGTGTGATGTTGAGTGGTGAAACAGCTGCTGGAGCTTACCCAGAACTTGCAGTTCAGACTATGGCTAAGATTTGCATAGAAGCAGAAAGCACACTCAATTACGGAGATGTCTTCAGAAGGATTATGGAAAATGCACCGGTTCCTATGAGCCCCTTAGAGAGTCTGGCTGCTTCTGCTGTTAGAACAGCAAACTCTTCTAGGGCAGCTCTTATATTGGTCCTGACCAGAGGAGGAAGTACTGCTAAGTTGGTTGCTAAATACCGGCCTGGTATGCCTATATTGTCTGTGGTTGTTCCTGAAATAAAGACTGATTCCTTTGATTGGTCGTGCAGTGATGAAGCTCCGGCAAGGCATAGCCTTATTTTTCGGGGATTGGTTCCACTTTTAAGCACAGGATCTGCAAGGGCTTCTCATGCAGAGTCAACCGAAGAAGCATTGGAATTTGCCATTCAACATGCGAAGGAAAATTGTCTATGTAAGAATGGTGATTCTGTTGTGGCTCTTCACCGAATTGGATCGGCTTCTGTAATCAAGATCTCAACCGTGACGTGA
- the LOC131147790 gene encoding pyruvate kinase, cytosolic isozyme-like isoform X3 gives MMSSQVGVGKKPKTKIVCTLGPASRSVPMVEKLLRAGMNVARFNFSHGSHAYHQETLNNLRAAMNNTGLLCAVMLDTKGPEIRTGLLKDGKPINLKQGQEITISTDYSIKGDENMICMSYNKLAEDVKPQSVILCSDGTITFTILSCDIESGLVRCRCENSAVLGERKNVNLPGIIVDLPTLTEKDQEDILEWGIPNKIDMIALSFVRKGSDLVEVRKLLGKHAKNILLMSKVENQEGVANFDEILANSDAFMVARGDLGMEIPIEKIFLAQKVMIYKCNIQGKPVVTATQMLESMIKSPRPTRAEATDVANAVLDGTDCVMLSGETAAGAYPELAVQTMAKICIEAESTLNYGDVFRRIMENAPVPMSPLESLAASAVRTANSSRAALILVLTRGGSTAKLVAKYRPVMKLRQGIALFFGDWFHF, from the exons ATGATGAGCAGCCAAGTGGGAGTGGGGAAGAAGCCTAAGACCAAGATTGTCTGCACCCTGGGACCAGCGTCAAGGTCTGTTCCTATGGTGGAGAAGCTTTTGAGGGCAGGCATGAACGTCGCCCGCTTCAACTTCTCCCACGGATCTCACGCCTACCACCAGGAAACCCTCAATAATCTCAGGGCCGCCATGAACAACACCGGCCTTCTCTGTGCTGTCATGCTCGATACCAAG GGTCCGGAGATTCGAACTGGGCTTTTGAAGGATGGCAAGCCCATCAATCTAAAACAGGGACAAGAGATCACAATATCAACTGATTATAGCATTAAGGGCGATGAGAACATGATTTGCATGAGCTACAACAAGTTGGCTGAGGATGTAAAGCCACAGAGTGTGATACTATGTTCTGATGGCACAATCACATTTACAATTCTCTCGTGTGACATAGAATCAGGTCTGGTAAGATGCCGTTGTGAGAACTCTGCAGTTCTTGGCGAGAGGAAGAATGTCAATCTTCCTGGGATTATTGTGGACCTCCCAACTTTGACAGAGAAAGATCAGGAAGATATCTTAGAATGGGGAATCCCCAATAAAATAGACATGATTGCTTTGTCATTTGTTCGCAAAGGTTCAGACCTCGTTGAAGTTCGAAAGTTGCTAGGAAAGCATGCAAAAAATATCCTTCTTATGTCAAAG GTTGAAAATCAAGAAGGGGTggcaaattttgatgaaatccTTGCCAATTCAGATGCATTTATGGTGGCAAGAGGTGACCTTGGCATGGAAATTCCAATTGAAAAGATTTTTTTGGCACAGAAGGTGATGATCTACAAGTGCAACATCCAAGGAAAACCTGTTGTTACTGCAACCCAGATGCTGGAATCCATGATAAAATCTCCTAGGCCGACTCGAGCTGAAGCCACCGATGTTGCCAATGCAGTTCTAGATGGTACAGACTGTGTGATGTTGAGTGGTGAAACAGCTGCTGGAGCTTACCCAGAACTTGCAGTTCAGACTATGGCTAAGATTTGCATAGAAGCAGAAAGCACACTCAATTACGGAGATGTCTTCAGAAGGATTATGGAAAATGCACCGGTTCCTATGAGCCCCTTAGAGAGTCTGGCTGCTTCTGCTGTTAGAACAGCAAACTCTTCTAGGGCAGCTCTTATATTGGTCCTGACCAGAGGAGGAAGTACTGCTAAGTTGGTTGCTAAATACCGGCCTG TGATGAAGCTCCGGCAAGGCATAGCCTTATTTTTCGGGGATTGGTTCCACTTTTAA
- the LOC131147790 gene encoding pyruvate kinase, cytosolic isozyme-like isoform X2: MMSSQVGVGKKPKTKIVCTLGPASRSVPMVEKLLRAGMNVARFNFSHGSHAYHQETLNNLRAAMNNTGLLCAVMLDTKGPEIRTGLLKDGKPINLKQGQEITISTDYSIKGDENMICMSYNKLAEDVKPQSVILCSDGTITFTILSCDIESGLVRCRCENSAVLGERKNVNLPGIIVDLPTLTEKDQEDILEWGIPNKIDMIALSFVRKGSDLVEVRKLLGKHAKNILLMSKVENQEGVANFDEILANSDAFMVARGDLGMEIPIEKIFLAQKVMIYKCNIQGKPVVTATQMLESMIKSPRPTRAEATDVANAVLDGTDCVMLSGETAAGAYPELAVQTMAKICIEAESTLNYGDVFRRIMENAPVPMSPLESLAASAVRTANSSRAALILVLTRGGSTANDEAPARHSLIFRGLVPLLSTGSARASHAESTEEALEFAIQHAKENCLCKNGDSVVALHRIGSASVIKISTVT, encoded by the exons ATGATGAGCAGCCAAGTGGGAGTGGGGAAGAAGCCTAAGACCAAGATTGTCTGCACCCTGGGACCAGCGTCAAGGTCTGTTCCTATGGTGGAGAAGCTTTTGAGGGCAGGCATGAACGTCGCCCGCTTCAACTTCTCCCACGGATCTCACGCCTACCACCAGGAAACCCTCAATAATCTCAGGGCCGCCATGAACAACACCGGCCTTCTCTGTGCTGTCATGCTCGATACCAAG GGTCCGGAGATTCGAACTGGGCTTTTGAAGGATGGCAAGCCCATCAATCTAAAACAGGGACAAGAGATCACAATATCAACTGATTATAGCATTAAGGGCGATGAGAACATGATTTGCATGAGCTACAACAAGTTGGCTGAGGATGTAAAGCCACAGAGTGTGATACTATGTTCTGATGGCACAATCACATTTACAATTCTCTCGTGTGACATAGAATCAGGTCTGGTAAGATGCCGTTGTGAGAACTCTGCAGTTCTTGGCGAGAGGAAGAATGTCAATCTTCCTGGGATTATTGTGGACCTCCCAACTTTGACAGAGAAAGATCAGGAAGATATCTTAGAATGGGGAATCCCCAATAAAATAGACATGATTGCTTTGTCATTTGTTCGCAAAGGTTCAGACCTCGTTGAAGTTCGAAAGTTGCTAGGAAAGCATGCAAAAAATATCCTTCTTATGTCAAAG GTTGAAAATCAAGAAGGGGTggcaaattttgatgaaatccTTGCCAATTCAGATGCATTTATGGTGGCAAGAGGTGACCTTGGCATGGAAATTCCAATTGAAAAGATTTTTTTGGCACAGAAGGTGATGATCTACAAGTGCAACATCCAAGGAAAACCTGTTGTTACTGCAACCCAGATGCTGGAATCCATGATAAAATCTCCTAGGCCGACTCGAGCTGAAGCCACCGATGTTGCCAATGCAGTTCTAGATGGTACAGACTGTGTGATGTTGAGTGGTGAAACAGCTGCTGGAGCTTACCCAGAACTTGCAGTTCAGACTATGGCTAAGATTTGCATAGAAGCAGAAAGCACACTCAATTACGGAGATGTCTTCAGAAGGATTATGGAAAATGCACCGGTTCCTATGAGCCCCTTAGAGAGTCTGGCTGCTTCTGCTGTTAGAACAGCAAACTCTTCTAGGGCAGCTCTTATATTGGTCCTGACCAGAGGAGGAAGTACTGCTAA TGATGAAGCTCCGGCAAGGCATAGCCTTATTTTTCGGGGATTGGTTCCACTTTTAAGCACAGGATCTGCAAGGGCTTCTCATGCAGAGTCAACCGAAGAAGCATTGGAATTTGCCATTCAACATGCGAAGGAAAATTGTCTATGTAAGAATGGTGATTCTGTTGTGGCTCTTCACCGAATTGGATCGGCTTCTGTAATCAAGATCTCAACCGTGACGTGA